The window CACAACCAGGCACAATTTCTCCTCAAAAGTGCTGGCCACAATTGGAGACGATTTCACCTCAAAGAGTGTCTTCTACAACCAGTGACAAGTGTCCTTGAATAGTTGTATACTACCACAATGAGAGACATTGTCACCTCTAACAGTGTCTCCCACAACCAGGCACAATTTCTCCTCAAAAAGTGCTGGCCACAATTGGAGACGATGTCACCTCAAACAGTGTCTTCCACAACCAGTGACAAGTGTCCTTGAATAGTTGTATACTACCACAATGATTGTCACCTCTAAGAGTGTCTCCCACAACCAGGCACAATTTCTCCTCAAAAGTGCTGGCCACAATTGGAGACGATGTCACCTCTAACAGTGTCTTCCACAACGAGGGACAGTTTTCCTTCAACAGTGTCTACCACAATGGGAGACATGTAACCTTAAACGGTGTCTTCTCCAACTGGCAGCGACATGTCTCCACTACATGTTGGGACAACACCAACCATAAACTATAGCAGCAGCTTCCAACCTTGTCAACCACTAACATAACTGGAGACTTGCCATTACCTCAAACTGTGTCTTCCACAACCAGAGAAGTCTTCACTATACCTTGGGACAATTGACAGACACATACAAAGAACGACCTTTAAAAGCTGCGACTAACACGTACACAGCACTGTCGCAATCAACTTGGCAGCGCTATCAGCTGGGACAATTACTTAGGCTACAGAAGGTCACAATCAGTTGGGACAGAGAACACTTCCAAAACCACACAAAAGCTATTTACAAAATAAGCTATTCATTAACATGTACCTCATACTTTTTAAAACTCTGTGGTACTATAAACTGTTGGTCAGTGTCTTGTTAGCCAAGGGCAAGAttgtgacatttcatgaacTGGCCTGGGGCATTCTGATCATAGTGCTGCAGTGGAACCTGGTCGCAAACACCGATGTTATCTCAAGCATATATTGTGACCACTACTAATGAATTCAAGTATAGTGCATATGTTCATGACCAACATCACCGAATCGCGACTATACTCGTAGGGAGAGGCCACATCCAAATCAGGCCAAACACGCCGAGAAGAGGCATGACACCCTGTAGAGACTTGGCgcatccagtagagacatggAACAACCTGTGTGGAGAGAAGGCACAATGTGGCGAGGAgacatgttacaccctgtagatgCACACCATGTGGAAACATGGTGCACTGGGTCGGGAGATGGCACATCGAGAAGAGAAAGAGCACACCCAGTAGAGACATGGTACACTccgtagaaacatggtgcaccatGTCGCTAGAAAGCACATCCGAACAAGACATAGTGAAACCCTGTAGCTTTATATCACACCCTGTATAGGCATCCAGTAGAGACGGTATATCGAATAGAGATTTGGTACACCATGTAGCATATGGCACACCCTGCAATAATACATTATAAGGAACCTGTAGAGAAATGCTACATTCAGTAGAGACAGGGTcgaccctgtagaaacatggtcacTTTGTTGGGAGTGTACTCATCCAGATCGGACAGAGTACAAGCGAGATCAAACAGTTTACACTGAACACTGCTGTCCACCAAGGCACAACCTAAGAAAACTTCGCTCCAATACCAGTCAGCCTGCATGGTTTTTTGTACACATGGTGGCTGACCTCTTGACACAGACTCTTCAAGGCCTTTTTTCATGACATTCGAATTGCATACGAGGGACACTAACAATGCCATAAAACACAACTGTAGTGTACATCAATAAACATTCTATCAAAATAAGAGACGAGGCACATCCAACATTGTCCTATACACTCAGAGACAAGTTATACTCCTATATACAACATGGCTTTGGGTTCTTGGGACCAGTGTGAATGTTGTTCATCACAACCAGAGTATGTCCACCAGCATTTTACCACAGTACGAAAGGAGGCACATCCAACATTGTCCAGCACACCCAGAGACAAGTTATACTCCTATATACTACATGGCTTTGGGTTCTTGGGACCAGTGTGAAGGTTGTTCATCACAACCAGAGTATGTCCACCAGCATTTTACCACAGTACGAAAGGAGGCACATCCAACATTGTCCAGCACACCCAGAGACAAGTTATACCCCTATATACTACATGGCTTTGGGTTCTTGGGACCAGTGTGAATGTTGTTCATCACAACCAGAGTATGTCCACCAGCATTTTACCACAGTACGAAAGGAGGCACATCCAACATTGTCCGGCACACCCAGAGACAAGTTATACTCCTATATACTACATGGCTTTGGGTTCTTGGGACCAGTGTGAAGGTTGTTCATCACAACCGGAGTATGTCCAACAGCATTTTACCACAGTACGAAAGGAGACACATCCAACTTTGTCCACCACAATCGGAGACAAGTGGACATCcgacatggtaaacatgaatcTCAGTGTCCAGACTTCCAAGACAAGCACTGTCAAAAAGCTTAGGTTTAGGAAATTAGGCCTGCCTGTAGCTTGGTGTCCGTAGGCCACCAGCTTCAGAGTGGTACTTCAAATTAATATGCCAGTTATGGGCCGATGGCAATGGAAAATATACTCACCACAGTCCTTAGCATTGGTGAAAGGCATTCCTTTTGTCTCTCAATTCTGACTGGCCACAGACGTCTCTGGAGTCTACCATCAATTTCCAGTGGCCCATAACCGGTATACAGATTTTGATCACCACACTGAACACAGACTGAATATCTCATCAATAATGAACAAGGTAAgagtgtatcaacattactttTTCTTATTTATTAATAACTTAAGTATACCGGGATAATCACTCACATGATCTCATGCAAAAAGTATACATGCCAAGTTGATGTATTTACTTCATTCAGCAGAGAATCAGAATGCTACTTTGAGGACTTTTGAATCAGTGCCACAAGCAacagaagttggaacaaaatttccagattttgtatctggTTACACAACTCTTACAAGACTCTGCTACTATTCTCATTCAACAATGATGTGCATTCGTCACCAGATACAAATCTGGAAAGTTTGTTATAACTTCCGCTGATTGTGGCCctaattcaaagtcctcaaaggaatATCAGCCCATTTTAACCTTCCAAAATAGGTATAACACCACCAGCCTTTCAGCAATCCTGACAGCCAGTTATTTGTCCATCGATTCACTCCACATCTACTCAGTCCATCTGACTGTTGGTGCATCGCTATTATGAAGGGAGTATCAAATTACGAGGAAAGACTTGAGGTTTCATTCAGTGTCTCATTTCATGTGTTCCCATTTGCTCGGTAAGGCAATCCCAAGAGTGTGTTCTATTCCTCACCATGCACGTTCAATCATCGTATGATTTCATATAAACAGGCTTGGCTTGTTTCATTGTCTTTTCTAGTGATATTGGTTTCCGTCTTTCACTTGGAGGTAGCAATGTTTGCGGGTAATTCAACTGAAATATAGATAATAGAAGTCATTTAGGTGTTTGTAATTTTAATATCCAATACTGCATTTACCTTTCGATTGCATTTCAATACAATTTCAATGCAAATCACTTTCAAAACAGTAACAAATCCGATGCTTTATCCAGTGACAGATGTCTCTTGAGATGCTAAAATTGAAACTTACCGGTCTTGGATATGGATTTTTATAATGAATTGCTGAAACGCCAAAAAAACCCGAAATCAAAACATCATAGAGTTGTGCATCATTGTTGGACATCCTTAAACTTAAAACTTTTAGAATGGCAGGACTAAATGTGTACATTTCCCTTAACGgagacctctctatttaggacatccGGTCCTATAGGGATGCTGCATTTGGTCCCATAATTGGTCATTTCATGTTCAACTGAATTTGACCAGCATTATCTGGACTCACTtcaatcaaggacagcatttctctgTGCCAGGGTGTCGTTGATAGAGAGGATCTACATTAACTGCTTAACAATCGGTCAGTAATTGCTTAAGAATCAGTCAGTAATTGCTTAAGAATCAGCCAGTAATTGCTTAAGAATCAGTCAGTAATTGCTCAACAATCAGTCAGTAATTGCTTAACAATCAGTCAGTAATTGCTTAACAATCAGTCAGTAATTGCTTAACAATTTTGAGCTACCAGCTATCATAATTACCCATTTCAAGTCTTGAGTTTGCTTCTTTCACATGCTGTTTGATTTCATCTTCATCTGTCAACTGCAAAATAGAGGAATGTCCGTTTAAATTCATACAACCGAACAAAAACTATCCTGCCTTACAAGACCTGTCTCGACTACAAGTTTTAAAGGTTCATATGCCATTCATGTCCATTTTGTTTACTTGTGGCTCAAGTAAAAAGAAATAACCACTGCTGTACTGCAGTTATAATGCACGCACATTCTCTGAAACTTGGCACTTGTATTTGTACATCAGTCCAGCATAAGAAACGAGTTTATTCACCTCCTTGTTTCGTTTAAACAGCCTCCTTGCCTCATCCTTGATGTACTCTCTTTCCTTCCAGGTATCAGTAGTACTACCCGATGCTGCCTGCCATCGCGTGGCTTCACGAAGCACTTTTCGATAAGTGCTCAACACATGAGATCGGAGAGACATCACTATTCCCGTTCAGGAGACATCATACCATGACAGCCTGGTACAAAACAATACATTTTTTATTGTAAGGATTCCATCTGGCTACTCTCCTCCCAATTCTATCTATTATGTCTAGCAACTTCTTGATACTGCACAGTGCCTATGTGGGGACCTATAAGTACAGGGGTATAGCCAGAGGTAAGccaaatgaccccccccccccccccgaagtcacaaaattcaaattttctgTTGTGGACTGGTACACTTACGTTCCCAACTTTGGAGCAAGAAAGGTCCAAATAAAGCTAGAGAATAGGTTAACATAAAAGCTTTTACGCTTGGCTTCTTGTTAATGTGGACAAGGCATTCCGACTAGTCAAATGATTCAAAGGTAGCCCAAACAaatatctattttcggacagattaGGCCTTTATTTACCCAGTATTTTCATGCTTTTGCGATGGCTTTTGCACGGAAAAACTGTACATATGCCTATACCACTACTCGAGTATGAGAGTACTATGACATCATAATGGTGGTCTGGAGTGCTACCTCTTTAATATTTATATTACAAGCAACAAACCTGTTTTAGCAATGTAAATGAAAGATGTTTACAAAACAAAAGCGTGTAAAGTTCACTTTCGGTATTGGGACATGCGTCTCCGCATTCTCCAAGCGTTGTCAATGGTGATAATCGTAATTAATTCTATCTCATTCGACCCAccgtctctgccacagttggcttGGAAACGACCGGATACTATCTGTCAAACTGCTTaccagtcagaacggcccctggtcaaaacggcccccgctttaatagagtcaaaacggccccgagtcaaaacggccccgggtcgaaacggccctgggtcaaaTGGGCACCTATAGCGGCGGAGTGTAGGGTATCGTGTGAAGTGGGCGGGTATAGTTGAGTGTATAGTTGAGGCGGTTTAGGGATAAGTATTTTTAGGGGTGGGAACTTCGATCCTGTGATCTAGACCTCAAGAATttgtagtctttattcattcttagtACTGTTTGCATGCTTGGCAATGTTTATTCAGAAGTACTTAGTAGATCGAGGGGCTTTTAATTTGTCTGGGCCACAGTCATGCATGCCGATCAACCGTCGTATATCCATACTTCtaaatgagaaagaaatgagAAGACTTTAGGATCTATATGAACCGCCGGTTAGTCGGCAtgcagtcatgaattgcatcatcattcatagtcaaattGAAGACAAATCAATACGGAATACCTGTTTCGTTTTAACTCATACTTAGTAGTTTATTATCAATTATACCGGTAATGATAACATTTACATTCAGTCGTCACTGTTACagttcatcaaatcaaatcaaaacatataaAATACAGCCAGAGAATAAAACCATATCACACTTGTTCATATGCACTTGTTATCTtaaaacaatatgtttttattaCCAAAATGTAACCATCATTCCATGACTTAGACGACAGAGTCTAGAGCAAGCGCATGAAAAAGTTCAAAGCACATTCCATTTGACCGTTTTACGTACTTGGGGCAACGAGATGTGAACACGTACGGAGCAGTTGTCGGGCGTTCTTCTTTCCTTTAATGTAATCCTCCCAAACTGCGAAGAGTTTTCCCTCGATTTGGCGGTATTAAGGTGTTGATGAAAGTAGCGTCGAGTTGTAGCAGCAATGAAGTCTTGGAATAAACTGATGAAGATCTTGAGAATTCTGGGGGTTTATATAGTCATCGTGACgagatgataaaatgaacagtaCTCATTCTTGAATTAGGTTCCGTCTGTAATTAGTAATCGTTCCTTTATTGTTAatcgaaatatcaaagagacagtgaattcgcatcacctttggcatgtgattagtgttcgcaatcagctctaattagccgcaagatcaaagagacagtgaattcgcatcacctttggcatgtgattagtgttcgcaattagctctaattagccgcaatatcaaagagacagtgaattcgcatcacctttggcatgtgattagtgttcgcaattagctctaattagccgcaatatcaaagagacagtgaattcgcatcacctttggcatgtgatcactgttcacaatGAGCTCAGTCACAAGATTAAAGAGACAGTGCGACCCCTCTCCACTCTATATGTATTTGGTCAGATGtaaaattattgaacaaaatagatgtctagaagttaaaggtaaaaggaacctcagcaaatatcacgaaaagtagccttgattaattcccCTTGCTTAATTAATGATCTTATATTTTTCTGTGTGATCACGGACCTGAATAaagttcgatggtgtagacctacattagccctacatatagagaataatgtagagaagattaataataataacaataatatgggcgaacaggccaaaaaccagataacgcaacttctaagttttaaaagtgcataacaTCTGCTTTCTTATCTCGTTACCACTGGTTACACGCACGCagtaaaaaaagttatctagttcagataggttactaccactaaactaccaagggccgttttgacccagggccgttttgacccagggccgttttgactcggggccgttttgactctatttaaagcggggccgttttgaccagcgGCCGTTCTGACTGGATACCGTCAAACTTACCGCCATTTTGTAcaaaacaagaacatttttcataCGCGAACCAATGCTAACTGAGTTTATCtcccaaaattacaaaaattacctAAATGAGCGTTTTATCTTATACAAAATTAACTTATTTTTCAATCGAGTAACTTGATGTTGTCAACGATAGTGTTGAACGAGCTAATAAAAGTTGAACTAGGTATAGAGGTTTACTTATATCAATATGGCGGTGAACAGTCCACACGTAACAGAGTTAAAAGTATCGGTGACGGACTGAGGAGCTTGGCCAAAATGGCTgcgaaatgaaaatgaagatgtTGCCGATTTCCTGAAGTTATTTCGGTGTACTGGCTCTCCCTTACGCGATGTCAGCCCCAAGAAAAACCTCATCTGGTTCAGGAGGAACAACATCTCCACCACCTCGACTTGGCTCTCAGGTGTGCAGTCCAACGAACCATGAAAACGTGCTACAGAATTCCAAAATGTTTGTGTGTACTGTAGGCTTTGTtagtcaactacatgtataaagtgcaTCACCCACTTCTGGATATGACGTAACATTGCATGCATGTAGACCTAGTGCACAATCAGGTGCGGAACATCagttgctggctctgttagccgATTGGTCAGTTAATGTACAAAGCGTTCAATACGACACGTCTTAATTTTCTCGGCCAAAATAAAAAACGAATTCACCCTCTTGGAAGAATCTCTGCCCCATGGCCGGGAAAATCTGAAGGCACATGGTCATGGATTATGAATTTTATGCTCAATTCATTTTTATAATTTATTCAATGATTTATACACACTCGGCCTCTAAATTTAATCAAGTCTTACATTTCATTTCCTTGCTTATTTTAGAAAAGCAGTCAGTCTACCCTGAGTTGGACAGATGACCTGCCTGTCTGCCATTTGTCTGGTGTAGGATTCTCCACCAACCAGGTTTACCGCGAAGATGGATTTAGGAGAGAGATGCATGAATTTGAGGACAGGAGTTTCCATTTTAGGTTAGCTATTGACCAGTTCAATGCTCAGTCTAGAGTAGCCTTTCACCATTATTATGGTAGGGTATTCAGTGCATTTTATCAGTAATACAcaattcaaaatattcataatagtttaatattcaatttttttgaaGAATAGGCTTAAATGTTGGGCCTGGCTTTTGTAAGATGTCATATTGTTATAAGACCAAATTGTTAAAACTGTTAACAAATAATGCCTAATCACTCAttatattttgttcaattttcacTTTTAGGGTTGAAGATAATTGTTTTCTGTATGGTGTATTTGATGGCCATGATGGCAGCAAGGCTTCGAACTTTGCTGCTCAGAGAATGCCAGCAGAGTTGTTACTTGGTCAACTCGCTGGAAGGGAAACAGATGATGAGATACACGAAAATCTCAGACAGGTTAGTAATATGGAATATTACTTGATCAACTCTATACAACTCAGAGCTGACCATCACATATATGAAATAAAAGCTTTAGGCTTTTCTCCCAAGTCAACTTCCGAGTCATTCTTTGTCAAGTTGATATCAATCTCTTTTAATTTGTCCTTGTATTGTACTCAGAAGTAGAGCTTAAAGATGTCTGTGTTGTAATCTGAAGTAGAGCTCTAAGTTGTCTGTGTTGTAATCTGAAGTAGAGCTTTAAGTTGTATGTGTATTGTACTCTGAAGTAGAGCTTAAAGATGTCTGTGTTGTAATCTGAAGTAGAGCTTTAAGTTGTCTATGTATTGTACTCTGAAGTAGAGCTTTGTGTTATTTTCCAGGCCTTCATAGCAGTGGAAAAGGGCTTCTTTGATTCCATTGACGATGCGCTGGCAGAGCGGGCTAATCTCCAGCTACAACTCCCAGATGATGTAACCCTCACTGAGGCTGCCTTCAAATTTCCTGACCTTGCTGCACAGATTCAGAAATGTGAGGCTGACACAGCAGGAGGCAGCACAGCTACAGTTGCTCTGGTTTATGCCAATAAACTCTATATTGCAAATGCAGGTTAGTACATGACTGCGTCAGGTAAAAAACGACCTATTGTTGAAAGCGAATGACTGGTGATTTCTGTTCCTCATGGGGTAATACCTGGTGAAAAAACTTTTTAATTGTACAAACACTTTTTCAAGCCAAGGATGGTAAAAGTTGCCAGAAATTGTTAGCGTTATGAGGTGTTGGCTCATGTAACATTGGAGAACCCACAACCCTGAGGTTGACATTACAAGCTTTCTACCACCTGATCTAAAGGAAAATCCCTTCAAGTTCAGGCTTGCAGTATTGTGTCATTAGTACATACTCCCTCTGTCCGAGgaagttgtgtcctcacaactcGATGTTCAGACAGAGGGATTGGATGTCCGGCAGATGCAGCAAATCCCGGCTGAGTCCCAAATGTAACATAGGAGAACACCTTCCTAGGTTCGAACTGATTCCTGTTTTATTTGAGATATTTGTATGGTTTACTACATGTGCTCTTTGCTGTAGGTAACAGCCGAGCTCTACTATGTAAAACTGACAATGAGGGTGCTATGAGGGTCGTGCAGATCAGCGCAGACCACACCATCTCTAATGAAGAGGAACAACTAAGGTTGAATCAGGTTGGCGTAGACTTGAATGAGGTGCTAAAGACGGGGCTGATTGGAAATGCGGTTTATACCAGGTGCATTGGTGACTACAAGGTCAAGGGAGGCTATAAGGAGATCAAATGTCTGAGGTAAGTTCACTGAAGGTATCACAGAGTCCATCCTGGTTTTGCATTGAAGGCCTGCACCATTCATACTCATGGTATTCACTTGTGGCTCTGGTAACTTGAAATAAACACAGCCGTAGTACAGTTATAATGGACACAGATTCACTGGAACCTGTTACCGTAAGTGTATATCAGGCTACAAAGAGGCAATGTTGGAATTAATGTTCAGTGCGTATTtatacaattggaaattttcaattaGAACTCCATCTGTCCCAAATT is drawn from Lineus longissimus chromosome 1, tnLinLong1.2, whole genome shotgun sequence and contains these coding sequences:
- the LOC135498144 gene encoding LYR motif-containing protein 1-like — its product is MSLRSHVLSTYRKVLREATRWQAASGSTTDTWKEREYIKDEARRLFKRNKELTDEDEIKQHVKEANSRLEMAIHYKNPYPRPLNYPQTLLPPSERRKPISLEKTMKQAKPVYMKSYDD